Genomic window (Aquimarina sp. BL5):
AATACAAAAGAATCTATTGTAGCTAAATTAGTTAGTCCTTTAAAAGCTGGGAAATACTATTACTTTCATATGTATGTATCTCTAGGAGAAGGAAGGGTTAGTAATTCTTGTACTTCTTCAATTGGATCATATTTTACAGCCAGAGTTCCAAGATTTACGGAAACGTCTAAATATAAATTACATATAGAATCATCAGAGATGATTTGCGATACCAAAGAATGGACTAAGGTTTGTGGGGTGTATAGAGCTAAAGGAACAGAGAAATATATATCACTAGGTTATTTCTCGGATAACCCTAATGGAAAATCATTAAAAGGTGGATCTTTTAATGATGCATACTACTACATAGATGATGTAGAGTTAAGAGAAATGCAAGATGTGAAAGGTGTAGATGTGGATAATATTTGTAATATGGCTTTAGACTTTTCTGATATTGAATATTTGATAGGCGAAAGTGAAGTGTATGAAGAAATTAAAGCTGTACTGGATTCTTACTTACAATATCTTAAGGTATTTAAATTTGATAGTATCAAGATAGTTGGACACGCTAATGATTCTGAAATTGAATTTGAAAATGAAATTCTTTCGGCTGCAAGAGCAGGTTTTGTTAGAGAATATTTGATAGAAAATGGAATTGATGAAACTCTGATAGAACATATTGGGATTAGTAATACAGAGCCTAAAGAGGGAGAAGGAATAGATAATACGGAGTTAGGATCTAATGCTAGAGTTCAGATTATAATAGAATAAATAGTAAGAAATAAGATAAATGTAGTAGAGAGGTAAATTTTAATTTAAAATTTACCTCTCTTTGTTTTTGCTACTTTGAATGTAAACTTCGTAGCTTTGCTTTACATAATTTATGATATATGAGTTTTCCAAAATTCTTATTAGGAGATAATACAGATTATCCAGACGCCATTTTTGTAATTCATACTGAGTTTCCTCGATTTATCATTAATCTAGAAAATGATGAAGTAGAATGGTTAGAAGAATTCGATAAAAGCGATGAAAAAGAATTAGAAAACGAAGCTGAAAGCCTATTTCAGGCGGCAAATGATTTTTATGATCGGGAGATCGAACGTTATGAAGATTAATTGATATTATTTTACTTAAAAATAGAAATATAAACTACTTGTACTTATGGAAGAACTTATACAATTAGATAAAGATCTGTTTTTATATCTTAACAATTTGGGAACACCCTTCTGGGATGGTTTTTGGTTATTTATGACCGAAAAAATTAATCAAGCACC
Coding sequences:
- a CDS encoding OmpA family protein, which encodes MNSPKSNLYLLLIVIFVVGLNDNALAQNLIPNPSFENTNAAVKKLKHEMRNFGVIADWKALTNTPDAHHPGVSEVKFDHKAPGFLKQFGPQEPRTGESKVGLYVTSNNTKESIVAKLVSPLKAGKYYYFHMYVSLGEGRVSNSCTSSIGSYFTARVPRFTETSKYKLHIESSEMICDTKEWTKVCGVYRAKGTEKYISLGYFSDNPNGKSLKGGSFNDAYYYIDDVELREMQDVKGVDVDNICNMALDFSDIEYLIGESEVYEEIKAVLDSYLQYLKVFKFDSIKIVGHANDSEIEFENEILSAARAGFVREYLIENGIDETLIEHIGISNTEPKEGEGIDNTELGSNARVQIIIE